In the genome of Actinomycetes bacterium, the window CCCGATGGCCGGCCTGGCCCTCCTGCTCGCCGTGCCGTCGTCCGACGGGCACTGGGAGCACCATCCCTCGCACTTCTGGCTGGTGTCCGGCGTCGCTCTGCTGAACGTCGTCCTCGGTCTGGTCGTGAGCGAGGTAGCGCGGCGCAGCCTGGACGAGCGGCTCTTCCTCGTCTCCATGGTCCTGCTCACCAGTGCAGCCTTCCTCGGCCTGCACGCGCTGGCCACGCCCGGCGTGCTGCTCCGCGGAGCCAACGCCGGCTTCGTCCTGGCCACGCCGGTCGGGCTGCTCCTTGCGTCGGTCTTCGCCGCGCTGTCGTCGCTCGAGGTGGACGCCCACGCCGACACCGTGCGCCGGCTGGAGACGCCCATGCGGGTCGGGCTGGTCGTCGTGCTCGGGGGGTGGGCGGTCGCCTCGATGGCCGGCGTCCCCCCGCTCGACCGGGTCATCGAGTCGGAGCGGGCGCCGTGGCTGCTGGTGCTCGTCCCGTTCGGCGTGGCGGCGTACGCCTTCGCGGCCTGGCGCTACCTGCGGCTCTACCGCGCGCGCCGCCGTCCGCTGCCCCTCGCCGTGGCGGTTGGGTTCGTGCTGCTCGCCGAGGCGCTGGTCGCGATGGCGTTCGGCCGGGCCTGGCGGGCGTCGTGGTGGGAGTGGCACGTCCTGATGGCAGTGGCATTCGCCACGATCCTGGTCGCCGCCCGGCACGAGTACCGCACTGCGCACTCGGTGTCGGGAGCCTTCGGGGGCATGTACCTGGAGCGCACGCTGGAGCGGCTGGACCGGCGTCAGTCGGTCGCGATGGCCGAGCTGGTCCGCGCCGACGCCACAGGCACCGTCGCCGAGGCCGCCGAGCTGCTGCGTTCGCGCGGATTCCCCGCCGACCAGGTCGCGGTGATGACCGACTCGGCGCGTGAGCTCGCCCGGATGGACCGGCTGCTGCGTCAGTACGTCGGGCCGCACCTGGCCGACCGCCTCGACGAGGATCCGGCGCTGGCCCGGCTCGGCGGGCGGGAGCAGGAGGTCTCCGTGCTGTTCGCGGACCTCGCCGGCTTCACGACGTTCGCCGGGGGCCGGCCGGCCACCGAGGTGATCGACATGCTCAACGCCTACTGGGGCTCGGTGGTCCCCGTCGTGGTGGACCGTGAGGGCGGACTGATCGAGCGGTTCGCCGGCGACGCGATCCTGGCCGTCTTCAACGCCTTGGGTGACCATCCCGACCACGCGGCGCGAGCGGTGCGCGCCGCCGTCGCCGTCCGGGACCACTCCTCCGACGTGCGGACCTCGAAGGAGTGGCCCCGGTTCCGTGTGGGCGTGAACACCGGGGTGGCGGTGATCGGGAACGTCGGCGCCGGTGCGCAGCGCTCTTTCGCCGTGATCGGCGACACCACCAACGTCGCCGCCCGCCTGCAGGGTCTCTCCCGGCCGGGCCGCATCACCGTCTCGGGCCGGACCGTGCGCGAGGCGGGCTCCGGGACCGGTCTCGCTCTCGACGTGCGCCCTCTCGGGCCCACCGACCTCAAGGGGAAGTCGGAGCCGGTGGAGGCCTTCGAGCTCCTCTCGGTGACCTCCGACACCCCGCGCTGAGGCGGCACGCCGAGCCGGGAAGCGGTCAGGAATCGAGAAGCCCCGGGGTCCCGGCGGACCTAGCGTTGGCTGCAGATGGCCCGGCGCCCCGCCAGGCCGCAGCGTCGAGAGGCAGCCCGCACATGCCCACGAAGACCGCCACGACAGCGTCCGACGGCTTCACCGCCCAGGAGCGAGCCGCGATGAAGGAGCGCGCCGCGGAGCTGCGCGCCGAAGGCAAGAAGGGCGCCAAGAAGGCCGACGGGCTCCAGGCGGTCCTCGACAAGATCGCCGACATGGCGCCGGAGGACCGCGCACTCGCCGAGCGCGTGCACGTCGCCGTGACGGCCAACGCGCCGCAGCTGTCGCCCAAGACGTGGTACGGGATGCCCGCCTACGCCAACAAGGACGACAAGATCGTCATCTTCTTCCAGGACTCCGGGAAGTTCGGCTACCGCTACTCGACGCTCGGCTTCCAGGACACCGCCAACCTCGACGACGGCGACCTGTGGGCCGTGTCGTACGCCCTCAAGCGGTGGGGTCCCGCGGTGGAGAAGAAGGTCGTCGCCCTCGTGAAGGCGGCCGTCTCCTGACCCACCGGCCCCGCGGGGTCTTGGCGGACCGGCGCCTTGGCGGCTCGTTGCTTGGGCCGCTTCGGCCAAGCTCCCTAAGGGGTTGGGACGAGGCGGCGGCCCTCCGTCTTGAGCCGCCGCCCCTACCGCTAGTCGGCGTCCGGGCGCCCAAGAGCGGTGCTGGGGGGTGCTGGCCGCGGGACGGCCTTGGTGCCGGGCGTGACCGGCTGCTCTCCGGCCGCGATGCGTCTGGCCAGGTCGCGGAGCTTGACGTTCATCCGTTGCGAGGCCTGGGAGAGCATGGAGAAGGCCTCGTCGCTGCTGACGCTGCCCTGCGACTTGATGATGCCGATGGCTTCGCCGATGACCTGCCGGGACTCGATGGCGGCCCGTAGGTGCGCCTGCTGCCGGGAGGCGTCCACGACGACGGCGCCCAGCGAGGCGAGCAGGATCGCCAGCATCTGGTCCTCGTCGGTGAAGGAGTTCTCCTTGGTGGAGTAGAGGTTCATCCCGCCCAGCGTGTGGTTCGGTGCGGCGTCCAGGGTCAGCCGGCAGCTCACCATGCTGCCGACGCCGACCTCGTCGGCCATCCGGGCGCCGGACCTGGGCCAGCGCAGGTCGCTGCGCAGGACGGGTACGTAGAGCCACCGCTCCTGCATCGCGGCGTCCAGGCACGGACCTTCGTGCTCCTCGTACTGGATCTGGTCCCCGTCGCGGGCCAGCAGGTCGGTCGCCGCCCGGGTGACCGCACCGTCGGGTGTGAGCAGGCTCAGGCTGGCGGAGTCGCAGCCCCGGATGGCGTCCCGAGCGGTCTCGGTGATCCGCTGCATGCTGTCGTCGGGGTCCTCCGATGACTGCACGTGCTGGGCGATCTCGCTGAACGCCTCGATCAGTGAGGGGGTGGGGTGGGCAGCACCGGAATGAGGCATGACGCGACGCTTCTCTCAGGGAGGTAGACGTCGAGCCTGTGACGGAAGGCTGTTCCAGCCACCACACGAAGGGCGCCCGCGGACTTCTCACTCTAGACCACACCCGCCGCAAGGGGGCGCTGCAGGTTTCACTGCCGGGCGGGCGGGGACCCGCCTGGTCACCCGAGCGCAGCAGGAGGACAGGAGGAGACGTCGATGACGACCAAGGTCAAGGACGAGGTCACGGTAGAGGTCCCGGTCAACCTGGCCTACAACCAGTGGACGCAGTTCGAGGAGTTCCCACGATTCATGGACGGAGTCGTGTCGGTCGACCAGGTCACCGACTCACGGCTGCACTGGGTGGCGGAGGTTGCCGGCGTCCGGCGCGAGTGGGACGCGGAGATCCTCGAGCAGCTGCCTGACCGGAAGGTCGCCTGGGCGGCCACCGAGGGCGCCACGAACGCCGGTGCCGTCTACTTCGAGTCGGTGGACCCCGGGCGGACCCTGGTCCGCCTCGAGCTCGAGTACGAGCCGGAAGGCCTGGTCGAGAAGGCGGGTGACGCCCTCGGGCTGGTCAAGCGGCAGGCCAAGGAGGACCTGTCCCGCTTCAAGTCCTTCATCGAGAGCCTGGACGTTCCCACGGGCGCCTGGCGCGGCGACGTGCGCCCCGGCGCGGCTGTCGGGACGCCAGGGACGGCGGAGGCCGCCAGCTCGAGGGGCGACGCGGGCAAGGCCGGCGTGTCGCCGACCGTCGTGGCAGGCGCTGCAGTGGCGGGGGCCGCCGCCGTCGCGACCGGGTTCGCCGCGACCAGGTCGGGGGGCGACCGTGAAGGGACCGAAAGCGCTCGCGACGTGGTGGACGTCCTCACCAGCGACCACGCCGAGATCACGGCGCTGCTCGCGGTCATCAGCAACGAGGCCGACCCGCAGCGTGCACGGGATCTTGCCGACACCGTGGTGGCCGAGCTCGTGCGGCACTCCGTCTCCGAGGAGATGCACGTGTACCCGGCCATGCGGAAGCACCTCCCCGACGGGGACAAGGCGGTGGAGCACGACATCGAGGAGCACAAGGAGATCGAGTCGCTGCTCAAGGAGCTGGAGAAGGCGGATGCAGCCGGCAGCGACTTCCGCGACGTCGTCCGGAGGCTTACGGACGTCCTTGACGACCATGTCGCCGACGAGGAGCAGGAGCAGTTCCCTCAGCTGCGGGCCCGGATCCCCGCAGCCGAGCTGGTCGAGATCGGCGCCAAGGTGGAGCGTGCCCAGCGGCTCGCTCCCACCAGGCCGCACCCCAACGCGCCGAACGCCAAGCCCTTCCACCTGCTCGTCGGCCCCGGCGTGGGGCTCGTCGACCGCCTCCGCGACCGGCTCACCGGCCGCGCCGAGAACACCTAGCACCGGTTGGAGATCGACGCCCTCCCCTGACCCCGCCAGGAGAACCGTCTCGTCGTCCGCGCATCGAGCCGGCGCACGGGGGTAGGGCGTCCTCGACGGCTTACCCGACGGGATGGAGCGGCTCGTGGTCCAGCAGGCGCGGCACCGCACCGAGGACCCGACGGCGGACCGCCGGTCTGGACCCGGGCCGCGGGAGGTCGTCGACATCCACGACCCGGCCACCGGCCGCGCCGTCGGGCAGGTCGCGGTCGCCTCGCCCGGGGACGTCGCCAACGCGGTGCAGGCGGCCAGGGAGGCAGGCAGCGGATGGGCGCGCCGTGCGCCCGGTGACCGTGCCGAGCTGGTCGGTGCAGTCGCGGCACGAATACTCGAGCACGGCGACGCCCTCACTCGGTCGACGACGGCGGAGATGGGACGGCCTGCCGAGCTCGCGCGCGGCGGGGTGCAGGCCGCGGCGGCAGCGGTCCGGCAGTATGCCGAGCTGGCGCCGCTGCACCGTGGCCGGTCGCTCCAGGGAGCCTGGGACGCGGTCGACCTCATGCTCCCCCAGCCACGCGGCGTCGTCGCGGTCATCACACCGTGGAACGACCCGGTGGCCGTGCCGGCCGCCCTGCTCGCCGCCGCGCTGCTCACCGGCAACACGGTCGTCTTCAAGCCCTCCGAGCGGTCGCCGCTGACCGGGGAGAAGCTCGCCCGCCTCTTCGCCGAGGACCTGCCGGACGGCGTCCTCACGGTGGTCCAGGGTGACGGCCAGGTGGGCGCCGCGGTCGTCGACGCCGGGGTCGACGTCGTGGTGCACGTAGGGTCCACGGCGGCCGGCCGGGCGATCGCCGCGGCCGCAGCGGCCACCGGGGCAAAGGTCGTGCTGGAGAACGGCGGCAACGACCCGCTCCTGGTGGACGAGGACGTCGACCCGGTGTGGGCCGCCGGCCAGGCGGCGCTGGGCGGGTTCATCAACTCCGGCCAGCTGTGCACGGCCGTAGAGCGGGTGTACGTCCACGAGTCGGTCATCGACGAGTTCGTCGCGGCGTTGGTCAAGGAGGCGGAGTCGCTGGTCATGGGCCCCGGTGAGGACCCGGCGACGACACTCGGTCCCCTCGTCGACGAGCGGGCCCGCCGCGCCGTCCACACCCAGGTTCGGGAGGCCCAGGAGGCCGGCGCCAGCACCTGGACCGGCGGCTTCGTGCCGGAAGGAGCAGGCAGCTTCTACCCGGCCACGGTGCTGACCGACGTCCCGCCAGGGGTCGCCGTGCTCGCGGACGAGACCTTCGGCCCCGTGCTGCCCGTGGTCGCAGTTCCCTCGTTCGAGGCCGGCCTGTCAGCCGCGGCGTCGTCGCCGTACGGCCTCGCCGCCACCGTCCTGACGGCGGACATGGACCACGCCCAGGAGGCGTGGCGGAAGCTGCCGGTCGGCACGGTCAAGGTCAACGCCGTGTTCGGCGGTGCGCCGGGCGGTGCTGCCCAGCCGCGCGGCTGGAGCGGCGAGGGATTCGGCTACGGCCCCGAGCTGCTCGACGAGCTGACCGCCACCAAGGTCGTGCACCTCGGCCGCGCCACCCGCCGAGGCGAGCGGTGAGCCGCGAGGTCCGGCGCGCGGTCGTCACCGGCGGGGCCGGCTTCCTGGGGTCGCACCTGTGCAGCCGGCTGGTCGAGGAGGATGTGGAGGTCGTCTGCCTGGACAACCTGCTGACCGGCGACCCGGCCAACCTCGCGCACCTGCAGGGTGACGACCGCTTCCGCTTCGTGCGCTGCGACGTCACCGACTTCGTCCACGTGCCCGGCCAGGTGGACCTGGTGCTGCACTTCGCCTCCCCCGCGTCGCCGGTGGACTACCTCAAACTGCCCATCGAGACGCTGAAGGTCGGCAGCCTCGGCACCCTCCACGCGCTCGGTCTCGCGCTGGAGAAGGAGGCCCGCTTCGTGCTCGCCTCGACGTCCGAGGTCTACGGGGACCCGCAGGTCCACCCGCAGCCCGAGTCGTACTGGGGCCACGTCAACCCGGTCGGCCCCCGCGGCGTGTACGACGAGGCCAAGCGGTTCGCGGAAGCCATGGTCACCGCCTACCGCACCAGCCGCGGCGTCGACACCGGCATCGTCCGCATCTTCAACACCTACGGCCCGCGGATGCGCCCGGACGACGGCAGGGCCATCCCCGCCTTCCTGTGCCAGGCGCTGACCGGGCAGCCGCTGACCGTGGCCGGTGACGGCAGCCAGACCCGGTCCATCTGCTACGTCGACGACCTGGTGACCGGCATCGTCGCTCTCGCCCGCAGCGAGCTGTCCGGACCGGTCAACATCGGCAACCCGGACGAGATGAGCATGCTCGAGCTGGCCCGCCGCATCATCGAGCTCACCGATTCGTCGTCCGACATCGTCTTCGTCGATCGGCCGGTCGACGACCCAGGCGTGCGCAGGCCGGACACGACGCTGGCCCGGGAGCGCCTCGGCTGGGAGCCGGCGGTGCCATGGCAGGAGGGACTCCGGCGCACGGCCGAGTGGTTCGCCGCCGCGACCGCCGCGGCCTGAGCCGTCTCATCCGAAAGGCTGCGCGGCCTCATACCCGGGCGGCCGCCGCGGCGAGCGTGACCACCTCGTCCGGCTCGATCGCGAGCAGGGCCGGGTCCGCCTCCGGGTGCCACACGACGCGGTGCTGCGTCCGGTCCACAGGGGGGCCCCACAGGTCCGGTGACATCGGACCGAAGAGGAGCACAGACGGTGTGCCGAAGGCTGTCGCCAGGTGCGCGACGCCCGTGTCGCCGCAGACGACCAGTCTCGCCCCGGCGACGAGCGCCGCCAGCTCTGCGAGCTCCAGCCGACCGCCGAGCGCGGCCGCGTCCGGGAGGTCGGCGGCGGCGGCCACCGCCTCGGTCAGGTCCCGCTCGCCGGCACTGCCCGTGACGACGACCCGGTGCCCCTCGTCTGCCAGGTGCCGCACCACCTCCGCGAAGCGCTCGGCAGGCCAGCGCCGCGACGGGTGGGCGGCGCCGGGGTGGACAACGGTCGCCCCCGGATCCACCGACGGGGACTCGGGTGGCGGCAGGTCGAGGTCCGTCGGGTCGGCGGCGATGCCCGACTCCTCCAGGAGCCGGCACCAACGGCTGACTTCGTGCTCGTCCGGGCGCCAGTCCGGGCCCTCGACCAGTGGGTCGACGCACCGGAAGGCGACGAGCTCATCGGCAGCCAGCGCCAGCAGAGCGCGATGGCTCTGCGGCCCTCGCCCGTGCAGGTTGACGACCACGTCGGGGCGGCTCTCCGACCGCGGCGTCGTGAGCTCCGGCGTCGGCACCAGGCGGTCGACCGCGCCGGTGAGCGCGGCCAGCGGCTCCAGGACCGCCGGTGCGGCGAGCTCGACCCTGGCGTCGGGGTAGGCCCGGCGCACCGCCCGGTAGGCCGGCACGCCGGTGAGGAAGTCGCCCAGGCCCAGCGCGCGGTAGACCAGCACCGAGCGAGGGTCCGCCCCGGGTGCCCCGCGGTTCGGCCGCCGGGTCACGGCCAGGACGACTCTTCGGACGAGGTCACGACCAGCTCGCGGATCTCGCACCCGGGGGGCTGGGTCAGGGCGAAGAGGATGGTCGAGGCCACGTCCTCCGGCCGGTTGAGCTTGGCGTCCGGACCGGGGCGGTACTGCTCGGTCCGGTCGTCGAAGAAGGCGGTGTGCATGCCACCAGGCACGAGCAGCGTCACACCCACCTGGCCCTTGAGCTCCGCGGTCAGGGCGCGGGTGAAGCCGACGACCCCGAACTTCGCGGCGCAGTAGGCCGTCGCGTCGGAGACCGCCTTGACGCCGAGAGTCGACGCAACCGTCACGACCGTCCCTGCGGAACGCTGGAGGTGCGGGAGAGCCGCCCGCACCACGGAGACGGTCCCGAGGAGGTTGACCGAGACCACCCGCTCCCACTCCTCCGCCGGCACGTCGGCGAGCGTGCCGCACCGGTCGATGCCCGCCGCTGTCACGACACCATCGATCTGTCCGGCCCGGTCGGCGAGCTCCGAGACGGCAGCCTCGACGGCCGGCCGGTCGGCCAGGTCGACCACCACGTGCGCGACCTCCGACGGCGGAGGCACCCGGTCCAGCACCAGTGGTCGTCCTCCGGCGCCCTGCACCGCCTGCACGGTGGCTGCGCCGAGGCCGGAGGACCCTCCGGTCACCAGCACGGTCCCAGGTCGTCCCGTCACGAGTGCTCCTTCGCTGTTGCGGCGTGGGTCAAGTTTCGGCTGCTGGTCCGAGCCGCACCGATCAGGGACGAGGTGGAGCGACCGTCGAGGTAGGGCAGGATCACCGTCTGCCCGCCCCAGGACGCCACGACCGCTGCCTCGGGCAGGTCGGTCAGGGCGTAGTCGCCGCCCTTCACCCAGACGTCCGGCCGGACCCGCCGGAGCGCCTCGTCCGGCGTGCTCTCGTCGAAGACGACGACCTGGTCGACACAGCCCAGGGCCTCGAGGACGCGCGCGCGGTCACTCTCGGGCACCAAGGGACGCCCTGGCCCTTTCAGGCGGGCCACCGAGTCGTCGGAGTTCAGGCAGACGACGAGGGCGTCACCCAGGCTTCGCGCGGCTGAGAGCAGCGAGACGTGGCCGGCGTGGAGGAGGTCGAAGCACCCTCCGGTCGCCACCACGAGACCGCCGGCGTCCCGGACCTGGTCCACCGTCGGTGCGGCTGTCCCGGCCGGGACGACGTCGGTCGTGACACCTCCGACAGAGGCCGTGGTCACGAAGCACTCGGCCCCACCTCCGGCGACGAAGGCGCCAGCGGAGCGCACCGCCTCCTGCACGGCGTCGGAGACGACCGAGCCGGCACCCAGCGCGGCGGTGACGGAGGCGGCGAAGCGGTCACCGGCACCGCAGGGATCGCCGCGCTCCACCGTTTCCGCGGGCACGATCAGGGGGGCACCGGAGCCGTAGCCGACCAGGGCACCCCGCGCACCGAGCGTCACGCAGACCGCCGCCGCCTGCCACCGGCGTCGCAGCAGCTCGGCGTCGCGGCCCGCGGCAGCGAGCGGGCTGGTGTCGGCGCTGACGGCCGCGGCCAGGGCGGCCGCCTCCTGGCTGTTCGGCGTCACCAGCCGGCAGCCGGGCACCGGCTCGGCGCCGCGGACGTGGGGATCCCAGACCACGGGTCGGTCCTTGGCCGCGGCGGCGACCGCGTCGCGGACCTCGGGCGATGCCAGGACCCCACCCCCGTAGTCCGAGACCAGCACGGCGTCGCAGTCACTCAGCGCGGAGCGGGCACTGTCGGGCATGCCCTCCGGCGGGGTCGCCGTGCCGCTGTCCAGGCGGACCAGGGACTGTCCCGAGACTCGCACCCGCATCTTCTCCCGGGTGCAGCCCGAGGTCGGCAGGGCGACCAGCTCGACCCCGCGACGCCGGAGCACGTCGGCGACCGTCCGGCCCACCGGGTCGTCCCCGACAGTGGCGAGCAGCCGCACCCGGTGGCCGTCGGCCGCCAGCAGGGCGGCTGCCAGACCGGCACCGCCCGGGCGGAGCACCTCGTCGATGACGTCCACCACCGGTGCCGGGGCGTCGGGACACACCCGGTCCACCGTGCCGACGACGTCGCGGTCGAGCAGCACGTCACCCACGACGGTCAGCCGGAGGCGTGGATGCGTCACGCCACCACCTCCCGGGACCGGAGGTCGAGTACGTCGCGCGGGCACACTCCGAGGCCGACGTCGAGGGCGGCGCACACCAGGTGCAGCGCGACGAGGTGCACCTCCTGCACCGTGGCCGTGCTGTCGGCGTCGACGGCGAGCACGTCGTCACACACGTCTGCCAACGGGTTGGGTGCCGGACCGGTCATGCCCCAGACGGTGAGTCCGGCGCGGCGGCCGGCGCAGGCTGCCTGCACGACGTTCGGCGACCGCCCGCTCGTCGACATCACCACGAGCACGTCCCGGGGTCGGCCGTGCGCGAGCACCTGGCGCGCGTACAGCTCGTCCGGCCCGAAGTCGTTGACGATCGCGGTCAGTGACGAGGTCTCCGCGTGCAGGGCGATGGCGGAGAGCGGCCTACGGTCGTCCCGGTAGCGGCCCACCAGCTCCGCCGTCAGGTGCTGCGCCTGGGCGGCGCTGCCGCCGTTGCCGGCAGCGAGCAGCCGGCCGCCTGCCGGCAGCCGTTGCGCCAGGTGTCGGCCCCAGCGCTCTGTCGTGTCCGACATGGAATCACCACACCTGGCGAGCGCGGCGCACAGCGACTCCACGTGGCGGGCGCCGGTCGGCATCTCGCGGTTCACCGGGCCACCGCCAGGTGGTCGGTGCCGGCAGCGGATTCCGCCCGCTCGTCCGCGACCCGGTCGTACACGCGCTCGGTGTCTGTGGCGACCCGGTCCCATCCGTAGCGGACCCGCACCCGGTCGGCGGCGGCGAAGCCGAAGCCCTGCAGCTGCACCTGGTCCGCGAGCAGCGGCCGCAGCGCCGCCGCGAGCAGGTCCGGGCGACGCGGTGGCACGAGGATGCCGGTGACCCCGTCGACGACCGTGTCGGTCAGGCCGCCCACGGCGGACGCGACGACCGGCCGTCCGCACGCCATCGCCTCCAGCGGAGTGATCCCGAACGGCTCGTACCACGGCACCGTGACCACGGCGTCGGCCGAGCGCAGCAACGCCGGCACGTCCTCGCGCAGCACCCGGCCCAGGAACTCGACCCGGTCGGCCACGCCGTGCTCCCGCGCGACGGCACGCAGCCGACGTACGTCGGGATCGGCGTCGACGTCCGCCGGGTCGGGCCCGCCTGCGACGACGAGCTCGGTGCCGCCGACCGCGGCCAGTGCCTCGATGACCGTCTGGACGCCCTTCCGCTCGACCAGCCGTCCGATGGTCACCAGCCGGCGCAGTCCGCTGCGCGGCAACGCCGGGCCGTGCTCGGTGAAGAGAGCCAGGTCCACGCCGCAGGGCACCACCTCGACGGACTCGCGACGGACGCCCATCCGCGCCAGCTCGTCCACCTCGTCGGCGCAGGTGGCCACGACACGGTCGACGCTGCGGCCGACGGCCGCCTCCAGTCGCAGTCGCTGCGCCGGACTGGTGTCGGCCGCTCCCTGGTGCCTGCGCTTGACCGTGCCCAGCGCATGGAAGGTCTGCACGACCGGCAGGTCCAGGTCGCGGGCACCGACCAGTGCAGCCAGCCCGCTCATCCAGAAGTGCCCGTGGACGACGTCGGGGCGGTGCTCGGCCCAGGTGTCAGCCAGCGCCCGGCCGAGCTCGGGGACGAAGGGCAGCAGGTCGTCCTTCGCGACCGGCTCCGGGGGCCCCGCCGGTACGTGGTCCACCACCACACCGTCGGCGAGGCGGACCCGCCGGGGGACGCGCGGGTCGTCCCGCCGGGTGTGCACCACCACGTCGTGCCCTCGGGCCGCCAGTGCGGTGGCGAGCGCCGCCACGTGCACGTTCTGGCCTCCGGCGTCGACGCCGCCGACGACGGCGAGCGGGTTGGCGTGCTCGGACACCATCGAGATCCGCATCACGTCACCTCCTTGAGAAGTTGGTCCCAGTCGTCGAGGAAGCGACCGAGGCCGTAGCGGTCGAGTGCAGCGCGCCGTGCTGCGAGCCCGGTCTCCCGGGCGAGCGCATGGTCGTTGACGAGCTCCCGCAGGGCAGCGCGGAGCACACCGACCCTGGTCGAGACCACACCTGCGCCAGGCGGCACGGCCTCGGCTGCCTCGGTGGCCGCGAGCGCGACGACCGGCATCCCGAGGTGCATGGCCTCGATCAGGGAGAGCCCCAGAGATGTCCAGCGCAGAGGGTGCAGGTACACCCGCCGACGCGCCATCTCCTCGTGCAGCCGTGCCTGCGGTGGGTCGTCGTGCTCCGTCAGGAGCTCCGGGCTCAGCCCGAGGTGCTCGCCCAGGCCGCGCACGCCCATGCCGAAGACGTCCAGCGGCACCTCTGTCGCGAAGTGTGGCAGCAGGTCCGTGCCGGTGACCCGCCCGCGGCGGACCGGCTCGTTGACGGCGACGGCGGCGCGGGGCAGCTCGCCGGTCCAGCGCAGCCCCGGGTCGACCACTCCGTGCTCGATCACGGTGGTGGGCGCCCGCCCGCTGTCCCAGAAGACCTCGTTGAAGTTCGTGACGTGCGCGAGCACCACGTCGG includes:
- a CDS encoding hemerythrin domain-containing protein → MTTKVKDEVTVEVPVNLAYNQWTQFEEFPRFMDGVVSVDQVTDSRLHWVAEVAGVRREWDAEILEQLPDRKVAWAATEGATNAGAVYFESVDPGRTLVRLELEYEPEGLVEKAGDALGLVKRQAKEDLSRFKSFIESLDVPTGAWRGDVRPGAAVGTPGTAEAASSRGDAGKAGVSPTVVAGAAVAGAAAVATGFAATRSGGDREGTESARDVVDVLTSDHAEITALLAVISNEADPQRARDLADTVVAELVRHSVSEEMHVYPAMRKHLPDGDKAVEHDIEEHKEIESLLKELEKADAAGSDFRDVVRRLTDVLDDHVADEEQEQFPQLRARIPAAELVEIGAKVERAQRLAPTRPHPNAPNAKPFHLLVGPGVGLVDRLRDRLTGRAENT
- a CDS encoding glycosyltransferase family 9 protein, translated to MLVYRALGLGDFLTGVPAYRAVRRAYPDARVELAAPAVLEPLAALTGAVDRLVPTPELTTPRSESRPDVVVNLHGRGPQSHRALLALAADELVAFRCVDPLVEGPDWRPDEHEVSRWCRLLEESGIAADPTDLDLPPPESPSVDPGATVVHPGAAHPSRRWPAERFAEVVRHLADEGHRVVVTGSAGERDLTEAVAAAADLPDAAALGGRLELAELAALVAGARLVVCGDTGVAHLATAFGTPSVLLFGPMSPDLWGPPVDRTQHRVVWHPEADPALLAIEPDEVVTLAAAAARV
- a CDS encoding UDP-glucuronic acid decarboxylase family protein; amino-acid sequence: MSREVRRAVVTGGAGFLGSHLCSRLVEEDVEVVCLDNLLTGDPANLAHLQGDDRFRFVRCDVTDFVHVPGQVDLVLHFASPASPVDYLKLPIETLKVGSLGTLHALGLALEKEARFVLASTSEVYGDPQVHPQPESYWGHVNPVGPRGVYDEAKRFAEAMVTAYRTSRGVDTGIVRIFNTYGPRMRPDDGRAIPAFLCQALTGQPLTVAGDGSQTRSICYVDDLVTGIVALARSELSGPVNIGNPDEMSMLELARRIIELTDSSSDIVFVDRPVDDPGVRRPDTTLARERLGWEPAVPWQEGLRRTAEWFAAATAAA
- a CDS encoding SDR family oxidoreductase — translated: MTGRPGTVLVTGGSSGLGAATVQAVQGAGGRPLVLDRVPPPSEVAHVVVDLADRPAVEAAVSELADRAGQIDGVVTAAGIDRCGTLADVPAEEWERVVSVNLLGTVSVVRAALPHLQRSAGTVVTVASTLGVKAVSDATAYCAAKFGVVGFTRALTAELKGQVGVTLLVPGGMHTAFFDDRTEQYRPGPDAKLNRPEDVASTILFALTQPPGCEIRELVVTSSEESSWP
- a CDS encoding adenylate/guanylate cyclase domain-containing protein; amino-acid sequence: MASRGSMTGPPSPVWWLVLALPMAGLALLLAVPSSDGHWEHHPSHFWLVSGVALLNVVLGLVVSEVARRSLDERLFLVSMVLLTSAAFLGLHALATPGVLLRGANAGFVLATPVGLLLASVFAALSSLEVDAHADTVRRLETPMRVGLVVVLGGWAVASMAGVPPLDRVIESERAPWLLVLVPFGVAAYAFAAWRYLRLYRARRRPLPLAVAVGFVLLAEALVAMAFGRAWRASWWEWHVLMAVAFATILVAARHEYRTAHSVSGAFGGMYLERTLERLDRRQSVAMAELVRADATGTVAEAAELLRSRGFPADQVAVMTDSARELARMDRLLRQYVGPHLADRLDEDPALARLGGREQEVSVLFADLAGFTTFAGGRPATEVIDMLNAYWGSVVPVVVDREGGLIERFAGDAILAVFNALGDHPDHAARAVRAAVAVRDHSSDVRTSKEWPRFRVGVNTGVAVIGNVGAGAQRSFAVIGDTTNVAARLQGLSRPGRITVSGRTVREAGSGTGLALDVRPLGPTDLKGKSEPVEAFELLSVTSDTPR
- the rfaE2 gene encoding D-glycero-beta-D-manno-heptose 1-phosphate adenylyltransferase, translated to MTHPRLRLTVVGDVLLDRDVVGTVDRVCPDAPAPVVDVIDEVLRPGGAGLAAALLAADGHRVRLLATVGDDPVGRTVADVLRRRGVELVALPTSGCTREKMRVRVSGQSLVRLDSGTATPPEGMPDSARSALSDCDAVLVSDYGGGVLASPEVRDAVAAAAKDRPVVWDPHVRGAEPVPGCRLVTPNSQEAAALAAAVSADTSPLAAAGRDAELLRRRWQAAAVCVTLGARGALVGYGSGAPLIVPAETVERGDPCGAGDRFAASVTAALGAGSVVSDAVQEAVRSAGAFVAGGGAECFVTTASVGGVTTDVVPAGTAAPTVDQVRDAGGLVVATGGCFDLLHAGHVSLLSAARSLGDALVVCLNSDDSVARLKGPGRPLVPESDRARVLEALGCVDQVVVFDESTPDEALRRVRPDVWVKGGDYALTDLPEAAVVASWGGQTVILPYLDGRSTSSLIGAARTSSRNLTHAATAKEHS
- a CDS encoding aldehyde dehydrogenase; amino-acid sequence: MERLVVQQARHRTEDPTADRRSGPGPREVVDIHDPATGRAVGQVAVASPGDVANAVQAAREAGSGWARRAPGDRAELVGAVAARILEHGDALTRSTTAEMGRPAELARGGVQAAAAAVRQYAELAPLHRGRSLQGAWDAVDLMLPQPRGVVAVITPWNDPVAVPAALLAAALLTGNTVVFKPSERSPLTGEKLARLFAEDLPDGVLTVVQGDGQVGAAVVDAGVDVVVHVGSTAAGRAIAAAAAATGAKVVLENGGNDPLLVDEDVDPVWAAGQAALGGFINSGQLCTAVERVYVHESVIDEFVAALVKEAESLVMGPGEDPATTLGPLVDERARRAVHTQVREAQEAGASTWTGGFVPEGAGSFYPATVLTDVPPGVAVLADETFGPVLPVVAVPSFEAGLSAAASSPYGLAATVLTADMDHAQEAWRKLPVGTVKVNAVFGGAPGGAAQPRGWSGEGFGYGPELLDELTATKVVHLGRATRRGER
- a CDS encoding GAF and ANTAR domain-containing protein, with the translated sequence MPHSGAAHPTPSLIEAFSEIAQHVQSSEDPDDSMQRITETARDAIRGCDSASLSLLTPDGAVTRAATDLLARDGDQIQYEEHEGPCLDAAMQERWLYVPVLRSDLRWPRSGARMADEVGVGSMVSCRLTLDAAPNHTLGGMNLYSTKENSFTDEDQMLAILLASLGAVVVDASRQQAHLRAAIESRQVIGEAIGIIKSQGSVSSDEAFSMLSQASQRMNVKLRDLARRIAAGEQPVTPGTKAVPRPAPPSTALGRPDAD